One Leptospiraceae bacterium genomic window, AATCCTACTTAAGGTACAGTGGGCTAAAAACTTCTCCCATTCCGCTGAAAGCTCCGGACTCCGAAGATCCGCAATTACAGCATTCACTCTTTCATTGGTCAAATCAGGTTTCGAAAGCCTGAGAAATAAAACGCCATGGGTTTCTTTTAGCTCTTTTGCCTCACCGAGGGGCACGAGGGCATAGCGAACCAAGCGATATCGATTTCCTATAAAATATCCGACATAACACCAGAAAAGCGTAACACTGAAACCTATCAACATTACCTGGGAGCTATACGCCAGCCTCTCGACAAGAAAATAGGGTATTAACAAACCATAACCAATGGCAACAGTAGGTAAGACATAAGCGACCGACTGGGCTCCGGGATACCGAAGTAGCCTTCTCAAGGTATAAGTTATTCCAAAAAAGGCTACAATAATCCCGATAAGCGTATTTTTACTATTTAAATCTATCGTTTTCCAAAAAAAGAAGCCCCATTTAAAATAGGTAGATAAAAATATGACAAGAGAAGCCCCCACAACAAACTGAAAGAAAAAGCTTAAAAGAATTCTCTCATGGATACGGGAATGCCTGCGGGTATAAGATGGAGGATAGGGCCTGATATTATTCATTTTGGAACTATCAGTTCATTTTTTTTATTGTTTCTGGCAAGTCAAGCCATACTCTAAATCAAATTCGGACTCTCATTCTTTCACGGTAGGTAGTTTTATTAGAACTTAGGTCTAATTAGATGTATTAAAAAATCGTCGGGACTTCATTTTACGTATTATTTAATTTTTCTTCCTGAATTCAGTCAAATGTAAAAGTAAATTCCAAAATTCTCCGAAAGAGAGACTTCTTTTCTCCACAAATTTCCTCAGGCGATATTTCCGTGGAAATCTTATATTCTTTATCTCTAAAATGTCTGATTAGAATATCTCCATGAAAACCGGAAATATACATTTTTGTTTTCTTAGATTTAAAGTAATCCCGTATACGGACACTTCTCTCTGCACACCACAGATGCTTCGGTCCGGGAACTATACCCACTTTAGCATTTACCCTATCAAAAAAGTTATTAGAAGCTGTTCCTTCCGTTCCATGATGAGACACTTTGAAAATATCAGCCTGAAAAGCCGGTTCAGACTTTAAGTATTCACTTAAAGAACTATTTAAATCCCCGGTGAAAAGATAGGTTGTTTTATTAGTTTTTAACTTCATAATCATGGATAAATCATTAATGTCGACATTCCCGGCCTGAGGATTTACAGGAGGACTGGCAAAGAGTAGTTCCAATTTATTAAACTCATCCTGATACAGAACTTTAGGATTTTTCGGATCTGTATGATGAATTTCAGAATAAGAAATGTTTTTTTCCTTCATTAGATTTTGCAACTTTAGTAAATCTTGATAATCACAGCCCCAGGGAATTTCTCGGTCACAGTTTTCTTTCAGGGGTATATTCATCCATACCTTACCGATAGGAATCCCAAATTGAATCAGTTCATAAAGTCCTGAGTAATGATCCTTATGGGGATGGGTAATAAAAATCTCATCAATACGATAAATTTCATTTACAGCAAGATAGTCCAGAAGCTTTTCTCTGGTCTGGGTTATAAAGCCTGCATCAATTAGAATAGTATACTTATCATGAAAGAGACTCTTACGAAATTGTAAAATATGAACATCTTGCTGTTGTTCAGAATAATTCAGATTAGGAGCTCTATAGCGGAAGTTTTCTCCTGCTTCCCAGGGAAGTTCTTTGTCTTTCAAGACAATACACTTATCTTTGAATTGATTCTCTATAGTAATGGCAAGCTTTTTCCCCCGATAGCCATTGTGTTCGTAAAAGCGGGCAGTGTTAGAAATGATTGGATCCCAGTGTCCGGTGAGATGGGGAACCCAGGTGTCTGGAAAGCCTTTGAGGTTGATGAGGCAATGCCTGGAAGGAGGATTGGATTGGGAAATGAGAGTCTGGATGGGAATGGTGTGATCATACATTGGATCAAGTGTTCTCCAGATTATCTTTACCTGCATCCCAAATGCAGCAAAAAAGGAATATTCCGAAACAGGGTCAGAATAGAAAAAAGTGTTAGTATTAACTAATGAATTCTCATCCAACTCTTTTGCTATATCATAATAAGGCCAAAAAGTATTAAGTAAGATAAACTTTAATTTTCCATAAATTGGCGGGCGACTGATATAAGATAATGCAATTAGAAATATTAAGCTTATAAAAAAAAATAACTGATTAAAGATTTTTTTTTTCATCTTATTAATAATTGCTTGCATCTTCTCTGAATGAATAAGGTTACTTTAGGTTCAAGAATCTGGAGTAAGTAAGCAATTGATATCCAAAATTGTGTGGTATAAGTAGCACGCCAAAAAACTTCTGCAGCAGTTATAGACTTTGCCCATATTAGAACATTAAATGGAACAAGCAGTATCCAAAAAGGCATTAAGCCAGGAAGCATAGCAATAAAAAACGTTTCCTCTTTCTTTTTATTATTGAATTTATATTGCTTAGGCAATAGAAAGTAAATACTTACCACTATCAGTGGAATAAAACCATAGAATGATAAGGTATCGTAAATCCTAGGTCCATTTAACTTCCCAATAATGAATAAATTTTTTATAATCATAACATGATTAAATAATTCCTCTTTTAATGACAAATCAAAAATAGAAAAGATTTTCTTAAGAGGAGTTAGATGCGGGAAAAATAATATTACAAATATCAGAGGTAAATAAATATACTTTCTAAAAAAGAACCATTCGAAGTGTGTAATTAGTTTAAAGGAAAGTATGATTGAGACGAGTAGATAAAGATAAAATAGAAATCCTATTTCTTGCTTATGATGAAAATACAATATTGGAGTAAACAATAATCCATATAAAGTATACATTCCAATCTGGATTATTTGATCCTTTTCGCATTTATTTATAATTAAAGAGATTAGCATCGAACATAACAGCCAATATATACTTATATTAA contains:
- a CDS encoding MBL fold metallo-hydrolase — encoded protein: MKKKIFNQLFFFISLIFLIALSYISRPPIYGKLKFILLNTFWPYYDIAKELDENSLVNTNTFFYSDPVSEYSFFAAFGMQVKIIWRTLDPMYDHTIPIQTLISQSNPPSRHCLINLKGFPDTWVPHLTGHWDPIISNTARFYEHNGYRGKKLAITIENQFKDKCIVLKDKELPWEAGENFRYRAPNLNYSEQQQDVHILQFRKSLFHDKYTILIDAGFITQTREKLLDYLAVNEIYRIDEIFITHPHKDHYSGLYELIQFGIPIGKVWMNIPLKENCDREIPWGCDYQDLLKLQNLMKEKNISYSEIHHTDPKNPKVLYQDEFNKLELLFASPPVNPQAGNVDINDLSMIMKLKTNKTTYLFTGDLNSSLSEYLKSEPAFQADIFKVSHHGTEGTASNNFFDRVNAKVGIVPGPKHLWCAERSVRIRDYFKSKKTKMYISGFHGDILIRHFRDKEYKISTEISPEEICGEKKSLFRRILEFTFTFD